ATCGCTCGCTGCGAAGTCAATCACTTCATCGGCAGTGCCATGCAGGATCAACGTGGGAAGCGATCGCTTTAAATGCTCGTCCTGCCACTGCTGCAAATCCTCGACAAAGCCCCAATGCAAGGGCCGAAAATCGCGATCGCGCCAGTGATAAAACGGACGAGTTCCCTGCTGTTGCCACTGTTCTAATGCAAGTGAATCCAGCCGCGGCAGCCATTGAGCCAGAAATTCAAAAGCAGGCGCGAGGAGGAGAACCTTCATCACTTGGAGATTGCGTTCCGCCAGCCAAGCTGCCGTTAAGCCCCCCAGACTCGAGCCGATCACAACCGTTGGTTCATCGGTCAGTTGGGCTTCGACTTGGCGAATTTGC
The sequence above is a segment of the Synechococcus elongatus PCC 11801 genome. Coding sequences within it:
- a CDS encoding YqiA/YcfP family alpha/beta fold hydrolase is translated as MTRYFYLHGFASGPESAKAKYLRGRFQRLGFDLICPDLNEPEFSSLTFSRQIRQVEAQLTDEPTVVIGSSLGGLTAAWLAERNLQVMKVLLLAPAFEFLAQWLPRLDSLALEQWQQQGTRPFYHWRDRDFRPLHWGFVEDLQQWQDEHLKRSLPTLILHGTADEVIDFAASDRYAAQRPWVTLQPLTSDHALGNVGSQIWGACRQFVNLDAGDRAES